The DNA window TTCTGTACCTCGGCGATCGCCGTTGGTGTGACCGTGATGGTCATCGGCATTCCTCCCAATGTTCGGCTCGGACGCGCACTCTGGCGCGTTTCCGTTGATACACTGCAGCACACGTCCGGTTTCGCCCGAAAGCTACCGGGCACGCCCCCGCACGTCAACCGCGAACTCGTTGCGCGCCAGCGGTTTCCCCACACCGTGCGGGGCGTTCCCCTACTGCGGCGGCGCTCCGGCACCGCCGAGGGCCAGTTCGACCGCGCCGGCAAAGTCGTCCGCCACGGCGACGGCGGCATCGACCGCGGTCTCGCTCGTGCGCCCGTAGCCGGTCCGTACCAGGATCCCGCGACCGCCCAGAGCCGCCGCGGGCTCGACGTCGCTCGTCTTGTCTCCGATGAACACCGAGGCGGCCAGGTCGATGTCGTGCTCGGCCGCCGCCTGGCGGTAGAGCGCGAGGCCCGGCTTGCGGCAGTCGCAGGGTCCGGTGATCGCAGGGTGATGGGGGCAGACATAGACGCCGTCCAGCGCAACGCCGGACCCCGCGAGCAGCTCGTCCAGGCGCTGGCGCACGCGGTCGTAGTCGGCGGCACGGATCAGCCCCCGCGCGATGCCGGACTGGTTCGTCACCACGATCAACCGGTAGCCCCGGTCGCGCAGCGCCTGCAGCCCCTCCACCACGCCGGGCAGGAGCGTGACACCGTCGGGATCCCCGAGGTAGCTGCGCTCTTCGATCAGCGTACCATCACGGTCGAGGAACGCGGCCGGGCTGCTCATGTGCGCAGCGCGCAGACGGCTTCGACCAGTGCACCCTCATCCTCCTGGCGCACCGTGCGCACATCCAGGAGCAGGCGCCCATCGCGTACCAGCGCCACGACAGCAGGCGACCCGGCACGGAGCCCCGACTCCATTGCGGCGGCCGGCAGATCCGCCTCGATCGCCACGGCAAAGCCGGGCAGGTGCACGTCCGGCAACGCACCGCCCCCGACAGCGCCGTCTGCCGGCAGCACACGGGTCGTGATCCCGCACGCGTGGATCTGGGCGGCGATCGCGTCGGCGCGCCGCTTCAGCTCGTCTGCCGGCGCTGTGATCATGCGCAGCACGGGCACCTGCTCCAGGGCGTGCAGCGGGTCACGGTACAGCGCGAGCGTCGCCTCGAGTGCGGCCAGCGTCAGCTTGTCGACGCGCAGTGCACGACAGAGCGGGTTGCGGCGCATCGCTTCGATGAGGTCGGCGCGCCCGATCAGCACGCCAGCCTGCGGCCCGCCCAGCATCTTGTCCCCGCTGAACGCCACGACGTCCGCGCCCTCTGCCAGGGAGCGCTGCGGTGTCGGCTCGCCCGCAAGGACTGCGGGCGGCGGCTCCAGCAGCAGACCCGAGCCGAGATCGTGAACGAGCGGCAGTCCCGCACGGCGGGCGATCGGCGCCAGCTCGGCGAGACTCGCTTCCTCGACAAAGCCGCTCATGTGGAAGTTGGAGCGGTGCACCTTCAGAAGTGCAGCGACGCCGCGGTCGAGGGCGCGCTCGTAATCCTGCGCACGCGTCCGGTTGGTCGCGCCGGTCTCGACCGGCCGTGCCCCGCTGCGCGCAATGATCTCCGGCACGCGAAAGCCGCCGCCGATCTCGACCAGCTCACCGCGTGACACGACCACTCCGCGTCCCGAGGCGATCGTGTTCAGCGCGAGCACGAGCGCGGCAGCGTTGTTGTTCACGACGAGTGCCGCCTCGGCGCCGGTCAGCTCGCGCAGCAGCTCCTCGCAGTGGACGTAGCGTGAGCCGCGCCGCCCCCGCGCCACGTCGTACTCGAGGTTCGCGTAACCGGCCGCGACGCGCACCATTGCATCGATCGCTTCCGCGGCGAGCGGTGCACGCCCCAGGTTCGTGTGCAGCACGACTCCCGTCGCATTGATGACGGGGCGGAGCGACGGGCGTGCGCGCCGCTCGAGCTCCGCTTCCACCGCGCCGGCGTACCACGCGTCGTCGGGTGCGTCATCGGCGCCCGCGGCCAGTCGGCTTCGCACGCCGTCCTGCACCGCCTGCAGCGCTGCAACCACGCGCGCCCGCGAGGCAGCCGACAGCAGCGGCTGGAAGGCGTCGCCGGAGAGCAGCCGATCGATCGAAGGGATCGATCGACGCGGATCCTCCAGGTGAGCGCTCACGGGCGGCGGGCCGGCTGCGGAGGCGGAGTGCGCGTCGGAGGCGGCGGAGTCCGCGTGGTGTCCGTCGGCACCGGCGTCGGGGGCGGCGGAGTCCGCGTGGTGTCGGGCCGCACCGGCGTCGGCGTCGGGATCCGCGTGGTATCGGGAAGGACGCGCACGGGGGCTGGTGGAATGCGCGTCGTGTCCGGCGCGACGCGCAGGCTGTCCGGTGCAGCAGCGGTCGTGTCGGGCCGCAGCCGGGTCGTGTCCGGGAGCGCCCGCGCTGTGTCGCGTGGCGTGATCGTGAGCGGTGCCATGCCCCCGCCGTCCGGATACCCGTTGATGTTCGTGATACCGGTCACACCGATCAGGTACTCGCCCGGTGCGGGCGGTGATGCCGGCACCGCGAAGAACTCGCGCGCGGGAAGCGGCACGCGAACGGAGTCCGCTGCTGCCTGTCCAGCCCGTTGTGCGGGAGGCCCGACGGGCTCAGCGGCCACCGTATCCTGCACCACCGCCAGCGAATCAGGCAATGCGGCATCGGCAAGCATGTCCGGCCGGGCAGCACTGTCAGCGCGCGCGGGCTGTGGCGCCGAGAAGCGCACAGTGAACGCAACCGGGAGCGGTGTCGTATCCGGCAGCGCGTACAGTGTCGCGGTTGCGTCGGCAATGCCGGTCGAATCGACGTAGTCGTCGAGCTGCACGCGTACAGCGCCGTCCTGCATCGCCGCGCCAAGCACGCGCGCGGCGGTTGTGTCGAACGGCAGGATCGCGAGATCCTGCGCGAGCGTGTCGGCGCCCAGGGTGACGCCCAGCGCACGCGACCGCGGCTCGGCGGGTCCCGGCGTCCAGTCCTGGTTCGCGTCTGCGTAGGCCATCAGCTCGTACTCGCCCTCGGGCAGGTTGAGCAGCGCGAAGAAGCCGTCGGTCGCTACCGGCGTCACGTACACGGTGGAGTCCGCCTGACGCACTGCTTCCACGACCGCGCGCTGGGGCGGACGCCCCGTGATCCGCTCGGTCACGATCCCGGCGAGCGCGGTCTGGGGGATCTCGGGCCCCGTGGAGAACACGAGCTCCGCGGGCTCGGTGCGCTGATTGCCGAACAGGTCGCGCAGTTCCGGCAGGATCACGATCCGATAGATCTGCCCCGCTCGCCAGCCGCCCTGCATCTCGACGCGCAGCTCGGAGCCGCTGCGGCGCACCCGGACATCGCCCGTGCGCGGCGATACAATCACTGCGTCCTCGGCGCCCTGCTCGCTCAGCCGTTCGTTGAAGCGGATGACGACTGCCCCGCGCAGGTCGGGCACGACGCTGAGCGGCTCGGGCACGGTCGCAACCACCTGTGGCGGCTGCTGGTCGCGCTCGCCGCCCGGCGGTGCACCGTACTGTGCGCAGCCGAGCAGCGCGACCGCCGCGACCAGTGCGCGGCGCGGGCTCACGTCAGCGCCTTCAGCTTCTCGGCGAGCCGCTCCCGCTGCTCGCGCAGCGACGCGGCCTTTTCACGCTCGCGTGCGACGACATCGGCCGGAGCGCGCGCAACGAACGTGTCGTTTGCGAGCTTGCCCTCCGTCCCGCGCAACTGTCCCTCGAGCCGCTGCAGCTCCGCGGACAGGCGCGCACGCTCGCGCTCCATGTCGATGACGCCGGCCAGCGGAATGAACAGCTCCGTGCCGCCCCGCAGCACCGCGTGTGCGCCGCCCGCACCGGAGCCGTTGCCGCGCTCGATGGCATCCACCCTGGCCATGCGCCGCAGTGCGCGCTCCTCTGCAACCAGCGCCGCTTCCAGTGGCGCGTCCACCTTGCCCAGGCGAACCTGCAGCGGTGTGGACGGCGGCACCTTGTACTCGGTGCGCAGTGCGCGCACGGTGCCGATCAGCTCGATCAGCGCGTGCATGCGCGCTTCGGCATCCGCATCGATGCGTGTTGCTTCGGTCTGCGGCCACGGCGCGACGATGAGCGACTCCGCAGGCAGGACTCCGCCCGCGGTCGGCAGCTTGCGCCAGAGCGCCTCCGTCACGAACGGCATGATCGGATGCAGCAGTCGCAGCACCGTATCGAGTGCGACGACGAGCGTTGCCTGCGCGGCGGCGCGCCCCGCGGCGGGCGCGTCGTCGAGCATGCGCGGCTTGATCAACTCGAGGTACCAGTCGGCCAGCTCGTTCCAGAAGAACGCGCGCGCGGCCTCCGCCGCCTCGTCGAACCGGAACTGCTCGAGCTGTCGAGTGACCTCGGCAGTCGCGCGGTTCATGCGCGACAGGATCCAGCGGTCCGCGAGCTCGAGATCGCCTTCCACCTCCGCGAGTGACGGCACGTTCTCCGCCGGCAGGTTCATCAGAGCGAAGCGGGCGGCGTTCCACAGCTTGTTCGCGAAGTTGCGGCCCGGCGCGAACGAGTCCTCGAGGTTCTCCGGATCGAGCTGCACGTCCGTGCCGGGGCCGGCTGCGCTGACGACCGTATGGCGCAGTGCGTCGGCGCCGAACAGCTTCACGACCTCGATCGGATCGATGCCGTTGCCGAGCGACTTCGACATCTTGCGACCCTGCATGTCGCGCACGGTGCCGGTCAGGTATACGTCCGTGAAGGGCGCCTCTCCCATGAACTCGTAACCGGCCATGATCATGCGCGCGACCCAGAAGAACAGGATCTCGGGCGCAGTCACGAGCGTGTTCGTGGGATAGAACGCCTTCAGGTCCTCGGTCTGCTCCGGCCAGCCCAGCGTCGAGAAGGGCCAGAGCCACGACGAGAACCAGGTGTCGAGCACGTCCGGGTCCTGCTCCATGCTCGTGCCGCCGCACTTCGGGCACGACGTCGGGTCCTCGCGCGCGACGATCGTCTCGCCGCAGCCGTCGGCGCGACAGTACCACACCGGGATCCGGTGGCCCCACCAGAGCTGCCTGGAGATGCACCAGTCGCGGATGTTCTCGAGCCAGTGCTCGTAGATCTTGCGGAAGCGTTCCGGCGTGAAGCGCACGCGTTCGGTCTGCGCAGCGCGCAGCGCGGGCTCGGCCAGCGGCTTCATGCGCACGAACCACTGCTCCGAAAGACGCGGCTCGACGATCGTGCCGCAGCGGTAGCAGTGCGGCACCGCGTGACGGTGATCTTCCACGCGCTCCAGCAGCCCCTGCTCCTCGAACGCCGCGACGACCCGGCGCCGCGCCTCCATCCGCTCCAGGCCACGGAACGGCTCCGGCACGGAATCGTTGAGGTGCGCGTCGGGCGTCAGCACGTCCAGCATCGGCAGAGCGTGCCGGCGCGCCACCTCGAAGTCGTTGGGGTCGTGCGCGGGAGTGATCTTCACTGCCCCGCTGCCGAACTCCGGATCGACGTAATCATCGGCAACGATCGGAATCCGGCGAGCGGCGAGCGGCAGGTCGACCGAGCCGCCCACGAGCGAAGCGTAGCGGCCATCCTCGGGGTGCACGGCAACGGCAGTGTCGCCGAGCATCGTTTCCGGCCGCGTCGTCGCCACGACCAGGTACGGCCGGCCGTCCGGCAGCCGCGGCAACCCCGCAGCGTCATCCGCGTCCGCAAGCGGATAGCGCAGGTGATAGATCCGGCCGTTCGTCTCCTCCGCCTCGGCCTCCTCGTCGGAGAGCGCGGTCAGGCAGCGAGGACACCAGTTGATGATGTAGCTGCCGCGGTAGACCAGCCCCTTCTCGTAGAGCCGGACGAAGACTTCGCGCACCGCGCGGGACAGCTCCGGCTCCAGCGTGAAGCGGGTGCGCTCCCAGTCGCAGGAGCAGCCGATTGCGCGCAGCTGCTGCAGGATCGTGGAGCCGGTCTCATCGACGAACGACCAGACGCGCTCGACGAACTTCTCGCGTCCCAGGTCGTCGCGGGTCAACCCCTCCTGTGCGATCTGGCGCTCGACCACGTTCTGCGTCGCGATGCCCGCGTGGTCGGTGCCCGGCAGGTACAGCGCTTCGCGGCCGCGCATGCGCTCGAAGCGCGTCAGCACGTCCTGAATCGTGTTGTTCAGCCCGTGTCCCATGTGCAGCACCGCCGTGACGTTCGGCGGCGGGATCACGATGACGTAGGGGTCGGCGGCGTGCGCCACGACCGCACGCTCGTCGGCATGGAAAAAACCGCGCTCTTCCCATTCGGTGTAGAGCGCGTGCTCGAATTCACTCGGGTCGTACCGGGTCGGCAGCGGCTCGCGCATGCTCCATCTCGATCAGGGGTCAATCAGGGAGGGTAGCAGGCGCGGCTCAGAAACGTCAACCGCGCGCGACAGTGGCCGCGCGCGGTCCGGGGAACGGAATGTCGCGGGCGGATCAGACCGCCGGCGGACCGCCACCGCCGGGCGGTGGCTCCATGCCCGGCTCCTCCTCACGCTCTTCTTCGGCGGCCTGCGCCTCGAATGCGTCCGTCACCATGTCGACACGGTCGTCGCGACGCTCGGGATCGGTCGAGGCGCCCTGCCTCCGCCGGCCCGTGCCGACACCCACGCCGTACCAGTGCTGCTCGCGCAGTGCGGGATCGCCTTCCGCGTAGCGGCGCTGGCGCTCGCTCATGCGCGAGCTCTCCATGCCGACCTCGAGCCGGTTGACGACGGTGTTCACGCCGTCGACGCCCTGCGTCACCTCCACTGCCCGCCGCAGCTCCGACGGTGTGCCGACCGAACCGGTCAGCTCGATGACCCCGGGCGAGATCGCCGCCACCTCGATGCCGCAGCGCGACGTCGTCTCGTCCTCGAGCAGTGCATTCACCACCTGGTCCTCGAGCGTGTTCTGCCCGGTCGTCCGCTGCGAGCGGCGCGGCCAGCCGCGCGCACGAACGGTCCACAGTGCCGCCGCCGCAACGCCCGCGGCCGCGCCGACGGCCATCGTCCACGCCGTGCCGTGCGTCTTTCTGGATGTGCGCATCATTCTGCTCCGTTTGCTCAGACGTTTTCCGGGCAACGGAGGGTGCAAGGGACGGGCCGTCTAGCGCGGGGGATTTTCCTGCCTCTGCTGCTGGCGCTCACGCTCCTTGCGCTCGCGCACCGCCTTGACCCGCTCCTCGAACGTTTCCTTCCCCTCCTGGCGTGCTGCCTGCGCCTGGATCTCGCCCCAGTCGCGCACGCGACCCGCCACCTCGTCGCGCTTGCCGGGGCCGGGCGAAAGGTTGATCGGAACGGGGATCGTGATGTCACCGAGATGGATCCCCTCGGGCGACACGCCCCAGCGGCCACCATCGTCGTCGGTCCGCGTCCAGTCGACGGCCCGTGCCGCTTCGGCGGCCGCGAGCGCAACGGAGTCGTTGTACGCGTCGAGGCGGCTCGACAGCCGGGAGTTCGCCTCCGCCCGAGGATCGAGGGGAGTGTGGATCGGGCTGGGCGCCCGCCACACCTCGCGGTTGCGCGCAGCGGGGCTGAGCAGCTCGCTGAACGTGGATGCACCGCGCGTCGGGGCCGGCTGGTCCGCAGTGGGCGGTGCTTCACGGACGATCGGGAGGTTGGCGGGCAGGTCGAACGAGGTCCGTGGCTGCACCGCGGGCTCCGGCTCGTCGGGCAGCACGTCGCCAGCGACCGGCTGAATCTGCTCGATCCGGGTCCCCTGTACCGGCCGCACCGCCACGACCCGGGTCGCGCTGGCGCTCAGGTCGGTGTATGTGACGCGTTCGAAGCGGAGTCCGAGGAAGAAGAAGGCGTGGAGAGCGGCCGAAATGAGGGCGGCCGCGACCCACGCGCTGCGCGTAGACGGCCGCTCGCGGCGGGGCGGCGGCTCGGGGCCGGCCCGCGCGTGCGGAGCCGGCGGATTACGCGCGGGCAGGACTGCATTCATCGTCCGGGTTGTAACCCCGTAACCATATCCGGTTCCGCGGTTTCCAGCACCCGGGCCAGGCGTCGCGCGGCCTCCTGGAGCACGTCGGCACCGCGTGTGAGCGCGACCCGGAAGAAGCCCTGTCCTCCGGCGCCGAGCGCCGCGCCCGGCATGATCACGACGCCCTCCTGCAGCAGCGCCTGGCGCGCCAGCGTTTCCGAATCGAACCCGGTCGGCACCGGCACCCAGAGGTACATCGTGGCGCGCGGTGACGTCGCGTCGAAGCCGGCTGCGCGCAGCGCGCCAACGGCCGCGTCCCGACGCGCCTGGAACTCGGCGACGTTGCCGGGCACCCACTGGGCGGAGGTCTCCAGCGCCGCACGTGCCGCCGCCTGGACGGCCAGGAACTGACCCGTGTCGACGAACGACTTCACGCGTGCGAGCGCGGCGATGACATCCGCGCTACCCGCCGCCCAGCCGATGCGCCACCCCGTCATGTTGTACGTCTTGGAGAAGGAGTGGAACTCGACCGCGACGTCGCGCGCGCCCGGGATCTCGAGAATGCTCGGCGGACGGTATCCGTCGAACGCGATCTCGCTGTACGCGTTGTCGTAGACGAGCAGGACGTCGTTGCGCAGACAGAACTCGACGGCGCGCTCGAGATACTCGCGCGGTGCGATCGCGGCGGTCGGGTTGTTCGGGTAGTTGAGGTACAGCACGCGCGCGGTTTTGACGACGTCCGCGGGCAGCTCCTCGAACGGGATCAGGAAGTCGTGCTCGGGGCGCAGCGGCACCGCGAAGGGGCGTCCCCCGGCCAGCAGTGTGCCGCCGACGTAGGGCTGGTAGCCCGGGTCCGGCAGGATCGTGCTGTCACCGGGTGACACGTACGCGAAGGCCAGGTGTGCGATGCCCTCCTTGGATCCGATCAGCGGCAGCAGCTCGCGGTACGGATCGAGCTCTACGCCGAAGCGCTCCTGCATCCAGGCAGCGACGCGCTCGCGAAACGCAGGCAGCCCGAGCTGGAACGGGTAGCGGTTCATCGCGACGTCGCGCGTCGCCGCGACCAGCGCCTCGACCGCGGCCGGGGGCGGGGCCAGGTCCGCGTCGCCGGCGCCGAGATCGATCACATCGACGCCGCGCGCGATCAGCTCGCGCTTGATCTGCGGGACATCGGCCAGCGGGTACGGCGGAAAGTTATCGAAACGGCTTGCGAGCCGGATGCGTGTCATGCGCTTGCTCCTGGGGGGTGCACCGGCACCCGTTGTTCGTCCTGGTCCCTCCGTGCGCGCACCACCCGGTTGCGCACGGTCGTCATGCCCTGCAGCTCCACTTCGACCTCGTCGCCTTCACGCAGCGGTCCTACGCCCTCCGGTGTTCCGGTCGCGATGATGTCGCCCGGCTCCAGCGTCATGATGCGCGAGATGTAGGCGATCAGCTGCGGTATGCCGAATACCATGTCGCTCGCGCGACCCTCCTGGCGCTGCTCTCCATTGACGCGGCAGCAGACCGCGAGCGTACGCCAGTCGACGCCATCCGCCGGGACCATCCGTCCCACCGGACAGAACGTGTCGAAGCCCTTGGCTCGCGTGAACTGTACGTCGCGCTTCTGTAGGTCACGGGCCGTGACGTCGTTGAGCGGCGCGTAGCCGGCGACGTACGCAAGCGCATCGGCCTCGGCGACGTCGCGTGCACGCTTGCCGATCACCACCGCGATCTCCGCCTCGTGCTCTACCTGCTGCGATTCCGGCGGCAGCACGATCGCGCCGCCGTTCTCGATGACCGACGACGGCGGCTTGAGGAATAGAAGCGGTTCGGAGGGGATTTCGTTGCCCAGCTCCCGGGCGTGCGCCGCGTAGTTGCGGCCGACGCACACGATCTTGCCGGGCCGGCGATCGGTTGTGTTCATGGGAACTAGACTATGACCGGCTCGGTCGCTTCGCCAGCGACCGGGCTGCCCGCATAGAACGATCGCAGCCCGGCGGCCAGCTCGGCCCACGGTCCCGTATGCAGCGGCGCGGGGGGCAGCGACTCCAGGAAATAGCGGCCGTACGACTTTTCGAGCACGCGGCGATCGAGCAGCACGATGGCGCCCCGATCCGCGCGCGAGCGGATCAGCCGTCCGAACCCCTGCTTCAGGCGGAGCGCAGCGTGGGGCAGCATGTAGGAACGGAAGCTGTTGCCGCCTTCGCGATCGATCGCTTCCAGCCGTGCTGCCGTCAGCGGCTCGCCCGGCACCTTGAACGGAAGCTTGGTGATCAGCAGACCGCGCAACGGCTCGCCCGGCACGTCCACGCCCTCCCAGAAGGACGCGACGCCAAGCAGGATCCCGCGGCCGCTCGCCGTGAACTCGCTGAGCAGCCGTGCCCGCGCCGCTTCGCCCTGCACGAAGAGCGGCCAGCGCCCGCCTGTCCCGCGCTCGCGCAGTGTCGCGGCGACGTTGCGGAGCGAGCGGTACGACGTGAACAGGGCAAACAGCCCGCCGTCGCTCGCGCGCGCCATGTCTTCGATGACCGTGCCGATCACTTCATCGAAGCGCGCATTCTCGTCTCCTTGCGGCGACGGCAGATCGGTCGGTACGGCAAGGAGTGTCTGTCGTTCGAAGTCGAACGGTGACTCGTAGGCGGCCTCGCGCACGCGCAGGCCCGCACCCAGCCCGAGGCGCTCGCGCATGAAACCGAAGCCGGCACGCGTCGCAAGTGTTGCGGACGTCAGGATCGCCGTGTCGACACGCTCGAAGAGCGCGTCGCGCAGGGCTGGCGCGAGATCGATCGGCGCCGCGCGCGCGGCAACCGAGGCTTCCCGCCCGCTGCCACCACCGCGCCGCTCGATCCACCGCACGAGCGGAAACGGATCCGGCGTCGTGCGGAACACCGTCGCGAGGGATTCCGCGGCCGCGCGCACGCGCGATTCGAGTCCCTGCAGCTCGACGAGGGATTCCTCGAGCGACTCCGCCCAGC is part of the Longimicrobiales bacterium genome and encodes:
- a CDS encoding HAD family hydrolase gives rise to the protein MSSPAAFLDRDGTLIEERSYLGDPDGVTLLPGVVEGLQALRDRGYRLIVVTNQSGIARGLIRAADYDRVRQRLDELLAGSGVALDGVYVCPHHPAITGPCDCRKPGLALYRQAAAEHDIDLAASVFIGDKTSDVEPAAALGGRGILVRTGYGRTSETAVDAAVAVADDFAGAVELALGGAGAPPQ
- the selA gene encoding L-seryl-tRNA(Sec) selenium transferase encodes the protein MSAHLEDPRRSIPSIDRLLSGDAFQPLLSAASRARVVAALQAVQDGVRSRLAAGADDAPDDAWYAGAVEAELERRARPSLRPVINATGVVLHTNLGRAPLAAEAIDAMVRVAAGYANLEYDVARGRRGSRYVHCEELLRELTGAEAALVVNNNAAALVLALNTIASGRGVVVSRGELVEIGGGFRVPEIIARSGARPVETGATNRTRAQDYERALDRGVAALLKVHRSNFHMSGFVEEASLAELAPIARRAGLPLVHDLGSGLLLEPPPAVLAGEPTPQRSLAEGADVVAFSGDKMLGGPQAGVLIGRADLIEAMRRNPLCRALRVDKLTLAALEATLALYRDPLHALEQVPVLRMITAPADELKRRADAIAAQIHACGITTRVLPADGAVGGGALPDVHLPGFAVAIEADLPAAAMESGLRAGSPAVVALVRDGRLLLDVRTVRQEDEGALVEAVCALRT
- a CDS encoding Ig-like domain-containing protein; the encoded protein is MSPRRALVAAVALLGCAQYGAPPGGERDQQPPQVVATVPEPLSVVPDLRGAVVIRFNERLSEQGAEDAVIVSPRTGDVRVRRSGSELRVEMQGGWRAGQIYRIVILPELRDLFGNQRTEPAELVFSTGPEIPQTALAGIVTERITGRPPQRAVVEAVRQADSTVYVTPVATDGFFALLNLPEGEYELMAYADANQDWTPGPAEPRSRALGVTLGADTLAQDLAILPFDTTAARVLGAAMQDGAVRVQLDDYVDSTGIADATATLYALPDTTPLPVAFTVRFSAPQPARADSAARPDMLADAALPDSLAVVQDTVAAEPVGPPAQRAGQAAADSVRVPLPAREFFAVPASPPAPGEYLIGVTGITNINGYPDGGGMAPLTITPRDTARALPDTTRLRPDTTAAAPDSLRVAPDTTRIPPAPVRVLPDTTRIPTPTPVRPDTTRTPPPPTPVPTDTTRTPPPPTRTPPPQPARRP
- a CDS encoding valine--tRNA ligase; its protein translation is MREPLPTRYDPSEFEHALYTEWEERGFFHADERAVVAHAADPYVIVIPPPNVTAVLHMGHGLNNTIQDVLTRFERMRGREALYLPGTDHAGIATQNVVERQIAQEGLTRDDLGREKFVERVWSFVDETGSTILQQLRAIGCSCDWERTRFTLEPELSRAVREVFVRLYEKGLVYRGSYIINWCPRCLTALSDEEAEAEETNGRIYHLRYPLADADDAAGLPRLPDGRPYLVVATTRPETMLGDTAVAVHPEDGRYASLVGGSVDLPLAARRIPIVADDYVDPEFGSGAVKITPAHDPNDFEVARRHALPMLDVLTPDAHLNDSVPEPFRGLERMEARRRVVAAFEEQGLLERVEDHRHAVPHCYRCGTIVEPRLSEQWFVRMKPLAEPALRAAQTERVRFTPERFRKIYEHWLENIRDWCISRQLWWGHRIPVWYCRADGCGETIVAREDPTSCPKCGGTSMEQDPDVLDTWFSSWLWPFSTLGWPEQTEDLKAFYPTNTLVTAPEILFFWVARMIMAGYEFMGEAPFTDVYLTGTVRDMQGRKMSKSLGNGIDPIEVVKLFGADALRHTVVSAAGPGTDVQLDPENLEDSFAPGRNFANKLWNAARFALMNLPAENVPSLAEVEGDLELADRWILSRMNRATAEVTRQLEQFRFDEAAEAARAFFWNELADWYLELIKPRMLDDAPAAGRAAAQATLVVALDTVLRLLHPIMPFVTEALWRKLPTAGGVLPAESLIVAPWPQTEATRIDADAEARMHALIELIGTVRALRTEYKVPPSTPLQVRLGKVDAPLEAALVAEERALRRMARVDAIERGNGSGAGGAHAVLRGGTELFIPLAGVIDMERERARLSAELQRLEGQLRGTEGKLANDTFVARAPADVVAREREKAASLREQRERLAEKLKALT
- a CDS encoding BON domain-containing protein encodes the protein MMRTSRKTHGTAWTMAVGAAAGVAAAALWTVRARGWPRRSQRTTGQNTLEDQVVNALLEDETTSRCGIEVAAISPGVIELTGSVGTPSELRRAVEVTQGVDGVNTVVNRLEVGMESSRMSERQRRYAEGDPALREQHWYGVGVGTGRRRQGASTDPERRDDRVDMVTDAFEAQAAEEEREEEPGMEPPPGGGGPPAV
- a CDS encoding aminotransferase class I/II-fold pyridoxal phosphate-dependent enzyme; its protein translation is MTRIRLASRFDNFPPYPLADVPQIKRELIARGVDVIDLGAGDADLAPPPAAVEALVAATRDVAMNRYPFQLGLPAFRERVAAWMQERFGVELDPYRELLPLIGSKEGIAHLAFAYVSPGDSTILPDPGYQPYVGGTLLAGGRPFAVPLRPEHDFLIPFEELPADVVKTARVLYLNYPNNPTAAIAPREYLERAVEFCLRNDVLLVYDNAYSEIAFDGYRPPSILEIPGARDVAVEFHSFSKTYNMTGWRIGWAAGSADVIAALARVKSFVDTGQFLAVQAAARAALETSAQWVPGNVAEFQARRDAAVGALRAAGFDATSPRATMYLWVPVPTGFDSETLARQALLQEGVVIMPGAALGAGGQGFFRVALTRGADVLQEAARRLARVLETAEPDMVTGLQPGR
- a CDS encoding fumarylacetoacetate hydrolase family protein, translated to MNTTDRRPGKIVCVGRNYAAHARELGNEIPSEPLLFLKPPSSVIENGGAIVLPPESQQVEHEAEIAVVIGKRARDVAEADALAYVAGYAPLNDVTARDLQKRDVQFTRAKGFDTFCPVGRMVPADGVDWRTLAVCCRVNGEQRQEGRASDMVFGIPQLIAYISRIMTLEPGDIIATGTPEGVGPLREGDEVEVELQGMTTVRNRVVRARRDQDEQRVPVHPPGASA